In Sphingobacterium sp. SRCM116780, the genomic stretch GTATAAGTAGATCCTACTCAAGCGTGTTTCATCTATTTTCTTAAATGGCTTGATATGTTCATTTTCAAAATTCTGGGAAATATCCTGGCTAGTTGCTATTTCATTCATCAATAACAACAAAATTGGAAGTTGTTCATATGTTTGACAGTTTTCTAATTGTTTCATTCTCTTGATAACGCATGTTTTTAATTTCCCATCCAGCTGCAATCCGATCTTTGCGGCGCTCAATAGCTTGTTCAGTAGCTTGTTTTCAGGAAGATTAAGAAAATCTTGTCCCATTTTGTTAGGGTCAAAATGCAAAGTAAGCAGCTCCAGTGGCACTGGAGTCCAGCCATGTTTCATGGCATAATCATAGTAGCGATTCGTTTCAAATTTAAACATGTGAGGTGTGCTTGCGCCAATTAGGATGATGGTTCCGCTAGCAATTCTTTTAGAAGACTGGCCTATTGAAAAACTTCCTTGTCCTGAGTGGATATAGATCAGTTCAAGTTCGCGATGGCTGTGGAAGCTGTTCAATGCATGGTAAACATTGGCGGTAGCTAAAGTGAACGTTGAATTTTCTGTTAGGATCGTCTGGCCAAAAAAATCTTTCATTTATATAATATAAATATGATTATATATAATTATTAAATAAAATTATTAAAATAATATCATCTTGTCTTAATATTTAACAAATAAGTGCAAACAATACCCCATAACTTCGTTCAAAACAATTTATAATGAACAATAACAAACTTACAATGCGTCTGATCGAGGCCTCT encodes the following:
- a CDS encoding AraC family transcriptional regulator — its product is MKDFFGQTILTENSTFTLATANVYHALNSFHSHRELELIYIHSGQGSFSIGQSSKRIASGTIILIGASTPHMFKFETNRYYDYAMKHGWTPVPLELLTLHFDPNKMGQDFLNLPENKLLNKLLSAAKIGLQLDGKLKTCVIKRMKQLENCQTYEQLPILLLLMNEIATSQDISQNFENEHIKPFKKIDETRLSRIYLYTMDNFYKDIKLADIVAIVYMVPNAFCHYFKSRTGRSYFDFLIEVRIEHACKLLRDGNESVSNICTSSGFNNISNFNRYFKQQTGSSPITYRQEHRK